One Brassica oleracea var. oleracea cultivar TO1000 chromosome C7, BOL, whole genome shotgun sequence genomic window carries:
- the LOC106303847 gene encoding uncharacterized protein LOC106303847 isoform X2, whose product MLKQLLEGQTRSEKQLGYELKNLHNKIDGNYHDLNNKFKALENQFVSMTASSSRQQASLPGKAEQNPKETMKAITLRSGRELPPKVLIKDNEKQGGEVVINVDDDVVIVDEKTNEEILEKIVEAKGKRKMGEEKVENKNEAATSTKEKLFTPPPYEPKLPFPGRFKKQLLEKYKALFDKQMSEVQLTMPIIDAFMLVPQYNKFLKDVVEQKKKEMEGMVILTHECSAIIQRLTVPRKLEDPGSFILPCAIGPLTFEKCLCDLGASVSLMPLSIAKKLGFTQYKKCKISLVLADRSVKLPIGILEDLPVKIGNCEVPTDFVVLEMDEEPRDPLIFGRPFLATAGAMVNVRDGTIDLHLGKDHILHFDIKEMMKNPTTQGEIFYIDEMDALADDFLEELAIEDSLQHALTIERESQMIENKESDELVRRLDVHLEEDGEDEFMELPQMTQHAASADIQENLHEADWSELKAPKVELKPLPHGVRVLQRCEDTNLVLNWEKCHFMVKEGIVLGHKVSEKGIEVDKAKIDVMVGLAPPRTVKDIRSFLGHAGFYRRFIMDFSKIARPLTRLLCKEAAFHFDEECMEAFKNLKNALISAPIVQPPDWDLPFEIMCDASDFAVGAVLGQKRDKKSHVIYYASRTLDEAQAKYSTTEKELLAIVFAFEKFRSYLVGSKVTVYTDHAALRHLLAKKDAKPRLLRWILLL is encoded by the exons ATGCTGAAACAATTATTGGAGGGACAAACAAGAAGTGAGAAACAATTAGGGTATGAGCTGAAAAATCTCCACAACAAGATTGATGGGAATTACCATGATCTAAACAACAAGTTCAAAGCCTTGGAGAACCAGTTTGTCTCTATGACAGCCAGCTCAAGTCGCCAACAAGCTTCCCTACCTGGAAAGGCTGAACAAAACCCAAAGGAGACAATGAAGGCAATCACCCTAAGGAGTGGAAGAGAGTTACCTCCTAAAGTTCTCATTAAGGATAATGAGAAACAAGGTGGGGAGGTGGTCATCAATGTAGATGATGATGTGGTGATTGTGGATGAGAAGACTAATGAGGAAATCTTGGAGAAGATAGTTGAAGCTAAGGGCAAGAGAAAGATGGGAGAGGAGAAAGTTGAGAACAAAAATGAGGCTGCTACATCAACAAAGGAGAAATTGTTCACTCCTCCTCCCTATGAGCCGAAGCTTCCCTTTCCTGGAAGATTCAAGAAGCAACTTCTAGAGAAGTACAAAGCCTTGTTTGACAAGCAAATGAGTGAAGTTCAGCTCACCATGCCCATAATTGATGCATTTATGCTAGTTCCACAATACAACAAGTTCTTGAAAGATGTTGTAGAACAAAAGAAGAAAGAGATGGAAGGGATGGTGATTCTTACTCATGAGTGCAGTGCCATTATTCAGAGACTGACTGTCCCAAGGAAGCTAGAAGACCCTGGTAGTTTCATCCTGCCATGCGCCATTGGACCTTTGACATTTGAGAAATGTCTATGTGATTTGGGAGCAAGTGTCAGCCTCATGCCACTATCCATTGCCAAGAAGCTTGGGTTTACACAATATAAAAAGTGCAAGATCTCTTTGGTGCTAGCTGATCGATCTGTCAAGCTCCCCATTGGCATCCTAGAAGATCTTCCTGTCAAGATAGGAAATTGTGAAGTGCCTACTGACTTTGTAGTGCTTGAGATGGATGAAGAGCCTAGAGATCCTTTGATCTTTGGAAGACCTTTCTTGGCAACTGCTGGAGCAATGGTGAATGTGAGAGATGGCACAATTGATCTCCACCTTGGAAAAGATCACATTCTCCATTTTGATATCAAGGAGATGATGAAGAATCCCACAACTCAAGGAGAAATATTCTACATTGATGAGATGGATGCTTTGGCTGATGATTTCCTTGAGGAGTTAGCGATTGAGGACTCTCTTCAACATGCCCTGACCATTGAAAGAGAGTCCCAAATGATTGAAAACAAGGAGAGTGATGAGCTAGTAAGAAGGCTAGATGTTCACCTTGAGGAGGATGGAGAAGATGAGTTCATGGAGTTGCCACAAATGACTCAACATGCTGCCTCAGCAGACATTCAAGAGAACCTCCATGAAGCTGATTGGAGTGAGCTCAAGGCACCAAAAGTGGAGCTTAAACCTCTTCCCCATGGTGTAAG GGTATTACAGAGATGTGAGGACACTAACCTGGTGCTCAATTGGGAGAAGTGTCACTTCATGGTCAAGGAAGGGATTGTTCTTGGACACAAAGTTTCTGAGAAAGGAATTGAAGTGGACAAAGCCAAGATAGATGTCATGGTTGGTCTAGCTCCACCAAGAACAGTGAAGGATATAAGAAGCTTTCTGGGTCATGCCGGTTTCTATAGAAGATTCATCATGGATTTCTCTAAGATAGCTAGACCATTGACCAGGCTGTTATGCAAAGAAGCTGCATTTCACTTCGATGAGGAGTGTATGGAAGCTTTCAAAAACCTGAAGAATGCACTCATCAGTGCACCCATAGTTCAACCGCCAGATTGGGATCTCCCCTTTGAGATCATGTGTGATGCAAGTGACTTTGCTGTAGGAGCAGTCCTAGGCCAGAAGAGAGACAAGAAGTCACATGTGATCTACTATGCAAGTAGAACCCTTGATGAAGCTCAAGCTAAATACTCTACAACTGAGAAGGAGCTATTGGCCATTGTCTTTGCATTTGAGAAGTTCAGAAGCTACTTGGTTGGGTCAAAGGTGACTGTCTACACTGATCATGCTGCATTGAGACACCTCTTAGCCAAGAAAGATGCAAAACCAAGACTGCTGAGGTGGATTCTGCTGCTATAA
- the LOC106303847 gene encoding uncharacterized protein LOC106303847 isoform X1, translating into MLKQLLEGQTRSEKQLGYELKNLHNKIDGNYHDLNNKFKALENQFVSMTASSSRQQASLPGKAEQNPKETMKAITLRSGRELPPKVLIKDNEKQGGEVVINVDDDVVIVDEKTNEEILEKIVEAKGKRKMGEEKVENKNEAATSTKEKLFTPPPYEPKLPFPGRFKKQLLEKYKALFDKQMSEVQLTMPIIDAFMLVPQYNKFLKDVVEQKKKEMEGMVILTHECSAIIQRLTVPRKLEDPGSFILPCAIGPLTFEKCLCDLGASVSLMPLSIAKKLGFTQYKKCKISLVLADRSVKLPIGILEDLPVKIGNCEVPTDFVVLEMDEEPRDPLIFGRPFLATAGAMVNVRDGTIDLHLGKDHILHFDIKEMMKNPTTQGEIFYIDEMDALADDFLEELAIEDSLQHALTIERESQMIENKESDELVRRLDVHLEEDGEDEFMELPQMTQHAASADIQENLHEADWSELKAPKVELKPLPHGVRYAFLGPNETYPVIVSSELTENELSMLLNELKKYRKALGYSLDDIKGISPSLCMHRIHLEDESKTSIEHQRRLNPNLKDVVKKEIIKLLDAGVIYPISDSNWVSPVHVVPKKGGITVVKNENDELIPTRTITGHRMCIDYRKLNAASRKDHFPLPFIDQMLERLANHPYYCFLDGYSGFFQIPIHPNDQEKTTFTCPYGTFAYRRMPFGLCNAPATFQRAMMSIFSDLIEDVMEVFMDDFSVYGSSFATCLSNLCRVLQRCEDTNLVLNWEKCHFMVKEGIVLGHKVSEKGIEVDKAKIDVMVGLAPPRTVKDIRSFLGHAGFYRRFIMDFSKIARPLTRLLCKEAAFHFDEECMEAFKNLKNALISAPIVQPPDWDLPFEIMCDASDFAVGAVLGQKRDKKSHVIYYASRTLDEAQAKYSTTEKELLAIVFAFEKFRSYLVGSKVTVYTDHAALRHLLAKKDAKPRLLRWILLL; encoded by the coding sequence ATGCTGAAACAATTATTGGAGGGACAAACAAGAAGTGAGAAACAATTAGGGTATGAGCTGAAAAATCTCCACAACAAGATTGATGGGAATTACCATGATCTAAACAACAAGTTCAAAGCCTTGGAGAACCAGTTTGTCTCTATGACAGCCAGCTCAAGTCGCCAACAAGCTTCCCTACCTGGAAAGGCTGAACAAAACCCAAAGGAGACAATGAAGGCAATCACCCTAAGGAGTGGAAGAGAGTTACCTCCTAAAGTTCTCATTAAGGATAATGAGAAACAAGGTGGGGAGGTGGTCATCAATGTAGATGATGATGTGGTGATTGTGGATGAGAAGACTAATGAGGAAATCTTGGAGAAGATAGTTGAAGCTAAGGGCAAGAGAAAGATGGGAGAGGAGAAAGTTGAGAACAAAAATGAGGCTGCTACATCAACAAAGGAGAAATTGTTCACTCCTCCTCCCTATGAGCCGAAGCTTCCCTTTCCTGGAAGATTCAAGAAGCAACTTCTAGAGAAGTACAAAGCCTTGTTTGACAAGCAAATGAGTGAAGTTCAGCTCACCATGCCCATAATTGATGCATTTATGCTAGTTCCACAATACAACAAGTTCTTGAAAGATGTTGTAGAACAAAAGAAGAAAGAGATGGAAGGGATGGTGATTCTTACTCATGAGTGCAGTGCCATTATTCAGAGACTGACTGTCCCAAGGAAGCTAGAAGACCCTGGTAGTTTCATCCTGCCATGCGCCATTGGACCTTTGACATTTGAGAAATGTCTATGTGATTTGGGAGCAAGTGTCAGCCTCATGCCACTATCCATTGCCAAGAAGCTTGGGTTTACACAATATAAAAAGTGCAAGATCTCTTTGGTGCTAGCTGATCGATCTGTCAAGCTCCCCATTGGCATCCTAGAAGATCTTCCTGTCAAGATAGGAAATTGTGAAGTGCCTACTGACTTTGTAGTGCTTGAGATGGATGAAGAGCCTAGAGATCCTTTGATCTTTGGAAGACCTTTCTTGGCAACTGCTGGAGCAATGGTGAATGTGAGAGATGGCACAATTGATCTCCACCTTGGAAAAGATCACATTCTCCATTTTGATATCAAGGAGATGATGAAGAATCCCACAACTCAAGGAGAAATATTCTACATTGATGAGATGGATGCTTTGGCTGATGATTTCCTTGAGGAGTTAGCGATTGAGGACTCTCTTCAACATGCCCTGACCATTGAAAGAGAGTCCCAAATGATTGAAAACAAGGAGAGTGATGAGCTAGTAAGAAGGCTAGATGTTCACCTTGAGGAGGATGGAGAAGATGAGTTCATGGAGTTGCCACAAATGACTCAACATGCTGCCTCAGCAGACATTCAAGAGAACCTCCATGAAGCTGATTGGAGTGAGCTCAAGGCACCAAAAGTGGAGCTTAAACCTCTTCCCCATGGTGTAAGGTACGCTTTCCTTGGACCTAATGAGACATATCCTGTCATTGTGAGTAGTGAGCTGACTGAGAATGAATTGTCTATGCTTTTAAATGAACTTAAAAAGTATAGAAAAGCACTAGGATACTCACTTGATGACATTAAAGGAATCTCACCATCTTTGTGCATGCATAGGATACATCTAGAGGATGAATCTAAAACTTCAATTGAACACCAAAGAAGATTAAATCCTAATTTGAAAGATGTTGTTAAAAAAGAGATAATCAAATTGTTAGATGCTGGTGTGATCTATCCTATCTCTGATAGCAATTGGGTTTCACCTGTGCATGTAGTTCCTAAAAAAGGTGGCATAACAGTTGTTAAGAACGAAAATGATGAGTTAATACCAACAAGAACAATAACTGGACATAGGATGTGCATTGACTATCGAAAACTGAATGCAGCCTCTAGAAAGGATCATTTCCCTTTACCATTCATTGATCAGATGTTAGAGAGGCTAGCTAACCATCCTTATTATTGTTTCCTTGATGGATACTCTGGATTTTTCCAAATCCCTATACACCCAAATGACCAAGAGAAAACGACATTCACTTGTCCTTATGGTACCTTTGCATATCGAAGGATGCCATTTGGACTGTGCAATGCACCAGCAACATTCCAAAGAGCAATGATGTCAATTTTCTCTGATCTTATTGAGGATGTAATGGAGGTGTTTATGGATGATTTTTCTGTATATGGTTCTTCGTTTGCTACTTGTTTGTCAAATCTTTGCAGGGTATTACAGAGATGTGAGGACACTAACCTGGTGCTCAATTGGGAGAAGTGTCACTTCATGGTCAAGGAAGGGATTGTTCTTGGACACAAAGTTTCTGAGAAAGGAATTGAAGTGGACAAAGCCAAGATAGATGTCATGGTTGGTCTAGCTCCACCAAGAACAGTGAAGGATATAAGAAGCTTTCTGGGTCATGCCGGTTTCTATAGAAGATTCATCATGGATTTCTCTAAGATAGCTAGACCATTGACCAGGCTGTTATGCAAAGAAGCTGCATTTCACTTCGATGAGGAGTGTATGGAAGCTTTCAAAAACCTGAAGAATGCACTCATCAGTGCACCCATAGTTCAACCGCCAGATTGGGATCTCCCCTTTGAGATCATGTGTGATGCAAGTGACTTTGCTGTAGGAGCAGTCCTAGGCCAGAAGAGAGACAAGAAGTCACATGTGATCTACTATGCAAGTAGAACCCTTGATGAAGCTCAAGCTAAATACTCTACAACTGAGAAGGAGCTATTGGCCATTGTCTTTGCATTTGAGAAGTTCAGAAGCTACTTGGTTGGGTCAAAGGTGACTGTCTACACTGATCATGCTGCATTGAGACACCTCTTAGCCAAGAAAGATGCAAAACCAAGACTGCTGAGGTGGATTCTGCTGCTATAA